The Lacticaseibacillus pabuli region CTATTTTTTCGAAATTTGCATTTTTGCCACACAAATTTAGATTCATTCACAACCCTTCAATTGCATTTAAATGCGTTTAGAAACTAACTATTGGTAAGCGGATTCACTAACTTGATAAATAACTTCTATATAGCGTGAAACTGTGAATTCTAAGACCGGTTCGAAAAACGCCAAGATTTTGGGCTTTCAAACTTGTCATCAGAATTTGGGTCATTGTATTTGTGACACATAATATTCACTAATGGGTATACCAATTTGAAAGCATTTAGTTGTAAGCGGATTCTTTTTGCTGTAAGCTTGCTTCAGAGTCACGATGAAACAAACATAATTTTCAGGGGGAACTACTCATGCGATTTTTGCTAGACACCATTAATATTCCAGATATAAAACGCTATTCGAGTCACCTACCCATCAGCGGGATTACATGCAATCCGTCCATAATCAAAGCAGAGGGCCACATTGACTTCTACAAGCAAATGCAAGACATCTATGGCCTGTTGAATCCCGGGGATACCTTCCATATCCAAGTCTCCGGCACGACCAAGGAACAGATGCTGTGGGACGCACATGCCATCATTCAGCGCATCGGCAATGACATCAGTATCAAGGTGCCGACCACCTTCACAGGACTGCAAGTGATCAAACAACTCAAGGAAGAGGGCATCAACGTTACCGCAACAGCAATCTATACCAAAATCCAGGGTCTGCTGGCAATTGCTGCGGGTGCTGACTACATCGCGCCATATTACAACCGAATGCAGAGCAGCGGCATTGACGCTGAGGACGTCATCCGTAGCTTCCACCAAGCGATTGTCCGCGACGATTCGGATACGAAGATTCTCGCAGCCAGTTTCCACAACGTTATCCAGGTCACCACGGCCCTGGAAGCGGGCGCTGATGCCGTGACATTACCACCCGCATTGTTGAAGAACGCCATCGACATCGCGCCGGTTGAGCAAGCGGTTAGTGATTTTAGTGCGGACTGGGCGGCCGTGTTTGGCGCGGGTAATTATATCGATCGGCTATAATTTGCTCGTTCTTGGAAATCAAACAGGCGCTAAGTTATCGCATTAATGTGATAACCTAGCGCCTGTTTTTGATGCCAACACGCCATTTGCCTGACGTGCCAAGGACTAGCCATATTCAATTTCTGCATCAGGTAACCGCGCTATTTGAAACACGCCCAAATCGGCCCCGTTCACCGTCACTGTGCCGAGACACCTGACGGGTCAAATCGTTTTCAGTGGTTCCTTCGACGTCGGCGCGGGGAAACTGCGGTCAATTTCGGCTAGCTCATCCGCACTAAATTGCACACCACTGGCGTCAATATTTGATTGCATATGGGCCACCGAGCCGGTTTTAGGAATACTCAACACCTGACCGCTGCGCAGTGCCCAGGCCAGCAATAATTGTTGTGCACTGAGGTGATGCGCCGCCGCGATACCTTGTACTGACTGTGGCAGTTGAATACTCTTGCCACTGCCGGAACCAAACGGTGAATACCCAATGAGTGCCACGTCATGCTGGCGCTGATTGGCAATCAAGTCGTACTCGATGCCACGTGCCGCCAGATTGTAAAGTACCTCATTGGCGACAATCTGCTTACCGCCTGGAACCGCACGGGCTTCGTTCAAATCAGCAGTATCAAAATTTGAAACACCGTAGTCTCGGATGAACCCCGCCTGCTTGAGTTCACGCAACGTCCCAATGGTCTCAGCCAGTGGTGTGTCGCCGCGCCAGTGAAGCAAGTACAAATCCAAGTAGTCTGTCCCAAGCCGTTTGAGTGACCGTGCTAACGCTTTGCGAATCTCTGCGTCCATGGCGTGCCAGGGGTAAAATTTCGAAATGAGGTAGATGTCTTCGCGCTTGCGACCTGCAATCGCCTGCCCGACGATACGCTCCGCGGCGCCTTCACCGTACATCTCCGCAGTATCAATGACCCGCAAGCCATGATCCAGGCCATACTGCAGACTGGCTACTTCTGCATCTTGCCGCGGCCGACCACCATCGCCCATGTGCCAAGTACCCATCCCCAGCACGGGAACGCGCTGGTTACCAATTACCATTGTATTCAAGGACGCCACCTCCGTTAATAAGCCTTTTCGCCTGTATTCTAACACGACGCAAAAAGAGCCAGTTCCTTTCACAGAACTGACTCCCCACGTATTTCAATTACTTAACGACTTTAACGTACTTGCCGTAAATCCACTGGTTGCCGCCGAGGTTGTACCAAACGGCGCCACCGTTGTTGACCTTCTTGTAGAACTTCCACGTGGTACCACTCTTGACCATCTTGCCAGGAATGTGTTTGCCACCCTTGTAGTTGTTCCACAGGTTCACGGACTTGCCCTTCTGGAAGGCAACCTGAACCTTGCCTGCTGCGTTGCTGGTCTTAACGGGTTTAGTGGTTGGTGTCGTCTGGGCAGCAGCTTCTTGTGTTTCAGTTGCCAAGTCAGTGCCGTGCACCCACTGGTCGCCGCCAAGGTTGAACCAGAGGAAGCCATCGTATGCCTGCGCTGGTGACTTCCATGTTGTACCAGCCTTGAGCACACGGGATGTTGGCTGTGCGTCAGAAGGGTGGGCGTAAATAGCGGCACCGTTTGCGCCAATCTTAACGATAGATTGCACATTAATCACAGAGGCCGCGGGGTTGTCAGCCGTCGCCTTAGTCTCCGTTGCAACCGCCTGCTGCGTTGCACTCGTTGTCGTATCGGTTGTTGTCGTGGCAGCCGCGGTTGGCTGTTGCTGCAATGCAAATGCAGTGAGACCCAAAACGGCTGCGCTGAATAGAATAGTTGCTGATTTCTTCATAAGTATCTCTCCCAAAAAGCGAATTTGTTAATCACTAGAAAATCCTAGTCTTTAGGGCGGGGAAATACAACTTGTGAAGCTTAAGATTGTGCTACGTTTCACAGGCCTACTTGAGCCGTTGAGCCACCGCTAGACCAATGAATGCGCAAACAACCGCGACAAGAACGAGTATCCAGATGTACAAACTAGAACTAACTTTTGGCGCATTCATAATCAACGCCGCTACAAATACGCCCACGAACGTGAATAACGCAATTATTGACGACTGCCGTGAATTTTTTCGTGACATTGAACGACCTCCTCGAACCCCTTAATTGTAGTCGCTTTGCCGAAACGCCGCCATAAACAAAACGGGGCAACCCACGCGTATCGTGGATTGCCTCGCTTTTAACTAGTCACGCATATGCAACGTCATCGCATTAATCGCCACAATCACGGTCGACATCGACATCACAATTGCACCGACGGCCGGGCTCAGGACAAAGCCCACACCCGCTAACACACCAGCGGCCAGTGGAATGGCGATAATGTTGTAGCCAGCCCCCCACCAGAGGTTCTCTGTCATCTTGCGGTTGGTTGCCTTGGCCAAATTCAGGAAGCTCAGGATGTCCTTCGGGTTGCTCTTGACCAGAATGACGTCTGCGGAATCAATTGCCACATCCGTCCCGGCACCAATCGCGACCCCGATATCCGCACGGGCCAGACTTGGCGCATCATTAATGCCATCCCCGACCATCATCACGTGGTGGCCCTTGCTCTGGTACTCGCGCACAATCTTTTCCTTATCCTCAGGCCGCAGCTCCGCGTGCACGGTAATGTCGCCCAATTGTGCCGCAACGGCCTGCGCGGCGGGTTCATTGTCACCCGTCAACATCACCGGTTGAATGTTCAGCTGGTGCAATGCACTGATAAATGCGGCAGACTCAGGCTTAATCTGGTCACCTTGTGCCACCAGACCCAGAACGTGCTGCCCGCTGACCAGGTAGCTAATCGAATTACCAGCCGCGGCCAGTTGAGCGAACCCATCTGCATCGAACGCGACGTTTTGGCTCCGCAGATACTTCGCCGTCACAACGGCGTAGTCCTGACCATCAATCTTACCGGTCAGACCAACACCCTGCACCGTCTGCACATCACTCGCGGCCGGTGCATTGATTTGGCGTGCTTTCGCCTCATCGAGAATCCCCGTTGCGAGCGGGTGACTGGAGTTGGCCTCTAACTGTGCAAACACAGTGAGTACTTGGTCCTCGCTCATGGCATCGTCGAAGGACTGCACCGCGTTCACCTTGAACACACCCTCTGTCAGGGTACCTGTCTTATCCATCAGCACCGTATCCAGCTGCTTGACGCTCT contains the following coding sequences:
- a CDS encoding aldo/keto reductase, with protein sequence MNTMVIGNQRVPVLGMGTWHMGDGGRPRQDAEVASLQYGLDHGLRVIDTAEMYGEGAAERIVGQAIAGRKREDIYLISKFYPWHAMDAEIRKALARSLKRLGTDYLDLYLLHWRGDTPLAETIGTLRELKQAGFIRDYGVSNFDTADLNEARAVPGGKQIVANEVLYNLAARGIEYDLIANQRQHDVALIGYSPFGSGSGKSIQLPQSVQGIAAAHHLSAQQLLLAWALRSGQVLSIPKTGSVAHMQSNIDASGVQFSADELAEIDRSFPAPTSKEPLKTI
- a CDS encoding fructose-6-phosphate aldolase gives rise to the protein MRFLLDTINIPDIKRYSSHLPISGITCNPSIIKAEGHIDFYKQMQDIYGLLNPGDTFHIQVSGTTKEQMLWDAHAIIQRIGNDISIKVPTTFTGLQVIKQLKEEGINVTATAIYTKIQGLLAIAAGADYIAPYYNRMQSSGIDAEDVIRSFHQAIVRDDSDTKILAASFHNVIQVTTALEAGADAVTLPPALLKNAIDIAPVEQAVSDFSADWAAVFGAGNYIDRL